A DNA window from Selenomonas sp. oral taxon 126 contains the following coding sequences:
- a CDS encoding ERF family protein — translation MQKLAKKLIAVMQECRYVAKNGVNTFHKYKYATCADVLEMVNAAFVKHGIASITVPEVVDLHEVTTAKGSTEHIATVKITIKLVDADSGESLEISGMGSGQDSGDKAVMKAQTAAIKYAYLLSFAISTGDDPEADQRTDERSSASSVLSTASTSRAFQQKSNAKGQVHACHECGEKLTERVATFSMQRYGRPLCMDCQKQAAATA, via the coding sequence ATGCAAAAATTAGCGAAAAAACTTATTGCGGTCATGCAGGAATGTCGCTATGTCGCGAAGAATGGAGTGAATACATTCCATAAGTACAAATACGCGACCTGTGCCGATGTCTTGGAGATGGTGAATGCTGCCTTCGTCAAACACGGCATTGCCAGCATTACCGTTCCCGAGGTGGTTGATCTACATGAAGTTACGACCGCAAAGGGCAGCACAGAGCACATCGCGACTGTCAAGATCACAATCAAGCTCGTTGATGCGGATTCTGGAGAATCCCTTGAAATTTCGGGCATGGGTAGCGGACAGGACAGTGGGGATAAGGCAGTGATGAAGGCGCAGACTGCCGCGATCAAATATGCATATCTTCTCAGTTTCGCCATTTCGACAGGCGACGACCCAGAAGCCGACCAGCGGACAGACGAGAGGTCGTCCGCTTCGTCCGTCCTGTCCACTGCATCAACAAGCAGGGCATTCCAACAGAAGTCAAATGCGAAAGGACAGGTTCACGCCTGCCACGAGTGTGGCGAAAAGCTGACAGAGCGTGTGGCAACATTCTCGATGCAGCGATATGGACGCCCACTGTGTATGGATTGTCAGAAGCAAGCTGCGGCAACCGCCTAA
- a CDS encoding DUF3329 domain-containing protein → MSAQKTKGIEKKDIIQTILAAGAIFAFMLALNHFMPIHRDDYDYSLIWGTGVHVGAFSDVLTSAMQHYLLHGGRMMTVICLDLFLWLGKPAFDAANALMFLALAALVTMHALRRAEIRHAPGLLVSAALMLWLALPHFGEVAVWKSGSTVYLWSAVPAFLFLLPYNLALKEMPKGAAQRRVWAILPMFLLGICAGWSIENLAVTVVLLACGASLYAWRRYAYLPPWMIAGALGALLGLVGLVSAPGNYVRYDVQGADKGILAHIGNQFAGQGEMVLYLLPVLLLILTAWRLYRRAEAHMDAAPTERTGAGTIVLAAALALLVLSYFTGGWVAAGIRDAVISGVLTPLGQTRQKTIHLFTNLMNGFEEMAIYWCAILLFYARLKQQLGLTRAAIHAAAERVPVREVLRSSPTLRYAVLLMALGVCNNLVMLAAPTFPGRATFSSAAMFVTAALALLADPSLRRLLNGAARRTIAAAALLLFAYTGTAALLITHEMGVADAERIAAIEEARARGETVVHFPRIERTNRALRHVYYEDWDNGVTRDGAMQYFGLTDIVVDK, encoded by the coding sequence ATGAGCGCACAAAAGACAAAGGGAATCGAAAAAAAGGACATCATACAGACCATACTTGCCGCAGGTGCAATCTTCGCCTTCATGCTCGCACTCAATCACTTTATGCCGATCCATCGCGACGACTACGACTATTCGCTGATCTGGGGCACAGGCGTTCACGTCGGCGCATTCTCTGATGTGCTCACCTCCGCCATGCAGCACTACCTCCTGCACGGGGGGCGCATGATGACGGTCATCTGTCTGGATCTCTTCCTCTGGTTGGGAAAGCCCGCCTTCGATGCGGCGAACGCCCTCATGTTCCTCGCACTCGCCGCGCTCGTGACGATGCACGCCCTGCGGAGGGCGGAAATCCGCCATGCGCCGGGGCTCCTCGTGTCGGCGGCGCTCATGCTCTGGCTCGCACTGCCGCATTTCGGCGAGGTCGCCGTCTGGAAGAGCGGCTCGACCGTCTATCTCTGGTCGGCAGTGCCCGCCTTCCTCTTTCTCCTGCCGTACAATCTCGCGCTGAAAGAAATGCCAAAGGGTGCGGCGCAGCGGCGCGTGTGGGCAATTCTCCCGATGTTCCTGCTCGGCATCTGTGCGGGCTGGTCGATCGAAAATCTTGCCGTGACCGTCGTCCTGCTCGCGTGTGGTGCTTCCCTCTACGCATGGCGACGCTATGCATATCTCCCGCCGTGGATGATTGCGGGCGCGCTCGGCGCGCTCCTCGGTCTCGTTGGACTGGTCTCCGCACCCGGGAACTATGTGCGCTACGATGTGCAAGGTGCGGACAAGGGCATCCTCGCGCACATCGGCAATCAGTTCGCGGGACAGGGCGAAATGGTACTCTACCTCCTGCCCGTTCTGCTGCTCATCCTGACCGCGTGGCGGCTCTATCGCCGTGCTGAGGCGCACATGGATGCTGCTCCCACCGAGCGCACGGGGGCAGGAACTATCGTGCTCGCCGCCGCACTCGCCCTCCTCGTACTCTCGTATTTCACGGGTGGGTGGGTCGCAGCGGGCATCCGTGACGCCGTCATCAGCGGCGTGCTGACCCCGCTCGGACAGACGAGGCAGAAGACGATCCACCTCTTTACGAATCTCATGAACGGCTTCGAGGAGATGGCGATCTACTGGTGCGCCATCCTCCTCTTCTACGCGCGGCTCAAGCAGCAGCTTGGGCTGACGCGCGCTGCAATCCATGCGGCGGCAGAGCGCGTCCCCGTGCGTGAGGTGCTCCGCTCCTCGCCCACGCTGCGCTATGCTGTGCTGCTCATGGCGCTCGGTGTCTGCAACAACCTCGTCATGCTCGCCGCGCCGACCTTCCCGGGACGTGCGACCTTCAGCTCTGCCGCGATGTTCGTCACGGCGGCGCTCGCCCTCCTCGCCGATCCATCTCTCCGCAGACTGCTCAACGGGGCGGCGCGGCGGACAATCGCAGCGGCGGCACTCCTCCTCTTTGCCTATACGGGCACGGCTGCGCTCCTCATCACGCACGAGATGGGCGTTGCCGATGCGGAGCGCATTGCAGCGATCGAGGAGGCGCGTGCGCGCGGCGAAACCGTCGTCCATTTCCCGCGCATCGAACGCACGAACCGCGCCCTCCGTCACGTCTACTACGAGGACTGGGACAACGGCGTCACACGGGACGGCGCAATGCAGTATTTCGGACTAACCGATATTGTGGTGGACAAATGA
- a CDS encoding DUF932 domain-containing protein, with amino-acid sequence MKQGRTLQELGQELTRQREARKDFISDTRSLAMDSSALGGRFLIALGDDTQEYTIGETAHQQIATRLQIPYRYYQKMQKEYPTLLDENVNGWFRQSPERRMIRVLDGNVRAFLSDRYRRLDNLELCAAVLPVIQEMKDAAIMSCEVTESHLYLKVVNKKLKAEVGVGDVVQAGFVVSNSEVGLGSLKVEPLIYRLVCKNGLIVKDFAQKKYHVGRQVAVEDDAAYELYSDETLAQDDKAFFMKVQDTVRCAVDAAKFHMTVDKMREVMEIPLADNPVQAVEELTDRFLLTQNERGNVLRQLFMGGDNSRYGLINAVTAASKLADSYERATELERIGGELLALPVPQRIAVREHNVTPLRKCLARA; translated from the coding sequence ATGAAGCAAGGTCGTACATTACAGGAACTCGGGCAGGAGCTGACACGTCAGCGCGAGGCGCGGAAGGATTTTATCTCAGATACGCGGTCGCTCGCGATGGATTCGTCCGCTCTGGGCGGTCGTTTCCTCATCGCTCTTGGCGATGACACGCAGGAGTATACGATTGGTGAGACTGCCCATCAGCAGATCGCTACACGTCTGCAAATTCCCTATCGCTACTATCAGAAGATGCAGAAGGAATATCCGACGCTCCTTGACGAGAACGTCAATGGCTGGTTTCGGCAGTCGCCCGAACGCCGCATGATTCGCGTGTTGGACGGCAATGTTCGGGCGTTCCTCTCGGATCGCTATCGGCGGCTGGACAATCTGGAACTCTGCGCAGCTGTGCTGCCTGTCATTCAGGAGATGAAGGATGCAGCGATCATGAGCTGCGAGGTCACGGAATCGCACCTCTATCTGAAGGTCGTCAACAAGAAGCTGAAAGCCGAGGTCGGTGTCGGCGATGTTGTGCAGGCAGGCTTTGTCGTGTCCAACAGTGAGGTCGGCCTTGGCAGTCTGAAGGTCGAGCCGCTGATCTATCGCCTTGTCTGTAAGAATGGGCTGATCGTCAAGGACTTCGCACAAAAGAAGTATCATGTAGGGCGACAGGTCGCGGTAGAGGACGATGCCGCCTATGAACTCTACTCCGATGAAACACTGGCGCAGGATGATAAGGCATTCTTTATGAAGGTGCAAGACACCGTGCGCTGTGCCGTGGATGCTGCGAAATTCCATATGACCGTAGACAAGATGCGTGAAGTGATGGAGATTCCGCTTGCGGATAATCCTGTGCAGGCAGTCGAGGAGCTGACAGATCGTTTCCTCCTCACGCAGAATGAGCGCGGTAATGTCCTGCGTCAGCTCTTTATGGGCGGGGATAACAGCCGTTATGGACTTATCAATGCGGTGACGGCAGCGAGCAAACTTGCAGACAGCTACGAGCGTGCGACAGAGTTGGAGCGCATCGGTGGAGAGTTGTTAGCCCTACCTGTGCCGCAGCGCATTGCGGTACGGGAACATAATGTCACGCCTCTGCGAAAGTGCTTGGCACGGGCGTAG
- a CDS encoding ATP-binding protein, whose amino-acid sequence MGIGNRLPDEALSTPSTDEPKAEKPKKEQPNVNFVPEEPKYELGDIILPQGVRDDILDVADYARNSKIVFEQWGLGKTHKYSKRMGINLYGPPGTGKTMAAHAIAKYLGRKILAVSYADIESKYVGETPKNIRKAFEVAKETGSILFFDEADAILSRRVTNMSNATDVSVNQTRSVLLMILNDHEDFIIFATNFIENFDPAFMRRIAKHIKFSLPDEECRRTLWKMYIPEEMPNNIDIAALASKYEGLSGSDISTAVLMAAFKAVRNGASCVDQSYIEDATASILASKEDNAARTGVTTKRVVSEEYARSQMQREI is encoded by the coding sequence TTGGGGATTGGAAACCGGCTGCCCGATGAAGCTCTATCAACACCTAGCACAGATGAGCCAAAAGCAGAAAAGCCGAAAAAGGAACAGCCCAACGTAAACTTTGTCCCTGAAGAACCAAAGTATGAACTGGGCGATATTATCCTTCCGCAAGGAGTAAGGGACGATATTTTGGATGTTGCCGACTACGCACGCAACAGCAAGATCGTATTTGAACAGTGGGGGCTTGGTAAAACACATAAATACTCAAAACGCATGGGAATCAACCTGTATGGTCCGCCCGGAACGGGAAAGACAATGGCTGCTCATGCCATTGCAAAATATTTGGGCAGGAAGATTCTGGCGGTCAGCTATGCCGACATAGAATCCAAATATGTGGGTGAAACGCCGAAAAATATACGCAAGGCATTTGAAGTTGCAAAAGAAACGGGCAGCATACTGTTCTTCGATGAAGCAGATGCCATCCTCAGCAGACGTGTCACCAATATGAGCAACGCGACCGATGTCAGCGTCAATCAAACGCGCTCTGTACTGCTCATGATATTAAACGACCATGAGGATTTCATCATTTTTGCAACGAATTTCATTGAGAACTTTGACCCAGCCTTCATGCGACGGATTGCAAAACATATCAAATTCAGTCTGCCGGATGAAGAGTGTCGCCGTACGCTCTGGAAAATGTATATCCCCGAGGAAATGCCGAATAATATTGATATTGCTGCACTTGCAAGCAAATACGAGGGCTTATCGGGGAGCGACATCTCCACAGCGGTCTTGATGGCGGCGTTTAAGGCGGTCAGAAACGGGGCGAGCTGTGTCGATCAAAGTTATATTGAGGATGCCACAGCCAGTATATTGGCGAGTAAGGAGGACAACGCGGCAAGAACAGGTGTCACCACAAAACGGGTCGTTTCGGAAGAATATGCAAGAAGTCAAATGCAGAGAGAAATTTGA
- a CDS encoding tyrosine-type recombinase/integrase, with protein sequence MKVYDVRYNYRDPATGQIVRKKKRGFLRRIDAEEFLLQINKAQQEGVFLTPEKLTLSTYLNTWLSSYAKVNVKASTYAQYEAIVKKRLIPWAGGCDIKAITPMQIDEFYATLLQQGRADGKGGLSAKSVLYIHRVLNEALGHAVQKGLLVKNPLLSVTNIPKTKKFKASAYSAEEIRSLLEAAATENSFWQAAIALAAICGLRRGECLGLKWSKIDFDSQSITIDEQVIEIHHKIHFSTPKSTESIRTIHAPAEVFAILKRRKEELDQHKEWLGNAYDKHDLVLCRGNGSPIRPGNFTKAFKDFLARHNMRTIRFHDLRHSCASLMLQSGVAMKTASEILGHSSIAITADLYTHVMQKTKEEAAGKIGDYVFGTQEK encoded by the coding sequence ATGAAGGTCTACGATGTCCGCTACAACTATCGCGACCCTGCAACAGGACAGATCGTCCGCAAGAAAAAGAGAGGCTTCCTCCGTCGTATAGATGCCGAGGAGTTTCTGCTTCAAATCAACAAAGCACAGCAGGAAGGTGTTTTCCTCACTCCAGAAAAACTCACCCTATCGACTTATTTGAACACATGGCTCAGCAGCTATGCCAAGGTAAATGTCAAAGCCAGTACATATGCCCAATATGAAGCAATCGTGAAGAAACGCCTCATTCCTTGGGCTGGTGGCTGCGACATCAAGGCGATCACACCAATGCAGATTGACGAATTTTATGCAACATTGTTGCAGCAGGGACGCGCAGATGGCAAAGGCGGTCTCTCAGCAAAATCCGTACTCTACATCCACCGTGTTTTGAACGAAGCTCTTGGACATGCCGTACAGAAAGGCTTGCTGGTCAAGAATCCATTGCTCAGTGTAACAAATATCCCAAAGACAAAGAAGTTCAAGGCATCCGCATACAGCGCGGAGGAGATTCGTTCTTTGTTGGAGGCAGCAGCTACTGAAAACAGTTTTTGGCAAGCAGCAATCGCACTCGCGGCAATATGCGGTCTGCGGCGCGGTGAATGCCTTGGTCTCAAATGGTCGAAAATTGATTTTGACAGCCAATCTATCACCATTGATGAGCAGGTGATAGAGATTCATCACAAAATACATTTCTCCACGCCTAAGAGTACTGAAAGCATTCGCACCATTCACGCCCCCGCTGAGGTTTTCGCCATATTGAAGCGGCGAAAGGAGGAGCTAGACCAACATAAGGAGTGGCTGGGCAACGCATACGACAAGCACGATCTTGTTCTATGCCGTGGAAACGGATCGCCGATCCGTCCCGGAAATTTCACAAAAGCGTTCAAGGACTTCTTGGCACGCCACAATATGCGTACCATCCGTTTTCACGATTTGCGCCATTCATGCGCTTCGCTGATGCTGCAATCCGGCGTTGCCATGAAAACAGCTTCCGAAATCCTTGGACACAGCTCGATTGCCATTACAGCCGATCTTTACACGCACGTCATGCAAAAGACAAAGGAGGAAGCTGCTGGGAAAATCGGTGATTACGTTTTTGGCACGCAAGAGAAATGA
- the serC gene encoding 3-phosphoserine/phosphohydroxythreonine transaminase — MKDRIYNFNPGPAVLPEDVLKEVQTELLNFNGTGMSILEISHRAPAYDAVHQAAKADILELMGLGDDYDVVFTAGGASQTFALIPLNFATESHPGSYALSGSFSQKAYEEAVKLGVGTVAASTKEENYVRVPAQEELNIAPGAAYLHICLNNTIYGTEYHYTPETGAVPLFADMSSDILSRPWDFGSYDFIYAGVQKNLGPAGVVLNVAKKKLLESSPAELPTMFRYSTFQKNDSLYNTPPVFAIYIVGKTVRWIKEHGGLAAMGEANAKKAALLYDAIDSSDGFYRGHAEKGSRSRMNVTFRLPSESLEADFVAGAKEQGLGGIKGHRSVGGMRASIYNAMPLAGVEKLAAFMQEFRKKH, encoded by the coding sequence ATGAAAGACCGCATCTATAACTTCAACCCCGGCCCCGCCGTCCTCCCCGAGGACGTCCTCAAAGAGGTACAGACGGAACTGCTGAACTTTAACGGCACAGGCATGTCCATCCTCGAGATCAGCCACCGCGCGCCCGCCTACGACGCCGTGCATCAGGCGGCAAAGGCGGACATCCTCGAACTCATGGGACTTGGCGACGACTACGACGTTGTCTTCACAGCAGGCGGCGCAAGCCAGACCTTTGCGCTCATCCCGCTGAACTTCGCCACAGAGTCGCACCCCGGCAGCTACGCCCTCTCCGGCTCGTTCTCCCAGAAAGCATACGAGGAGGCCGTGAAACTCGGTGTCGGCACCGTCGCCGCCTCGACCAAGGAGGAGAACTACGTCCGCGTCCCCGCGCAGGAGGAGCTGAACATCGCCCCCGGCGCCGCCTACCTCCACATCTGCCTCAACAACACCATCTACGGCACAGAGTACCACTACACGCCGGAGACAGGCGCCGTCCCCCTCTTTGCCGACATGTCCTCCGACATCCTCTCACGCCCGTGGGACTTCGGCAGCTATGACTTCATCTATGCGGGCGTGCAGAAAAACCTCGGCCCTGCGGGCGTCGTGCTGAACGTCGCAAAGAAAAAACTGCTCGAGAGCAGCCCCGCAGAGCTCCCGACTATGTTCCGCTACAGCACCTTCCAGAAGAACGACTCCCTCTACAACACGCCGCCCGTCTTTGCCATCTACATCGTCGGCAAGACTGTCCGCTGGATCAAGGAGCACGGCGGTCTCGCGGCAATGGGCGAAGCGAACGCGAAAAAGGCGGCACTCCTCTACGACGCCATCGACAGCTCCGACGGCTTCTATCGTGGACACGCCGAAAAGGGCAGCCGCTCGCGCATGAACGTCACCTTCCGCCTGCCGAGCGAAAGCCTTGAGGCAGACTTCGTCGCGGGCGCAAAAGAGCAGGGTCTCGGCGGCATCAAGGGACACCGCAGCGTCGGCGGCATGCGCGCCTCCATCTACAACGCCATGCCCCTCGCGGGCGTCGAAAAGCTCGCCGCATTTATGCAGGAGTTCCGCAAGAAGCACTAA
- a CDS encoding helix-turn-helix domain-containing protein: MGIRRDIFFKQIGAKIAYYRTLYGMGQVELAKRAHISQSALSRIEHGKYNENVSISMILDIAEGLEIDPSLLTTFSDMKKKMWGFRSLEDM; this comes from the coding sequence TTGGGCATTCGCAGAGATATATTTTTCAAACAAATAGGCGCAAAAATTGCCTATTATCGAACATTGTATGGCATGGGACAGGTCGAGCTCGCAAAGCGTGCACACATCAGTCAAAGTGCATTAAGCCGCATCGAGCATGGGAAATACAACGAAAATGTATCCATATCGATGATTCTGGACATTGCCGAGGGACTGGAAATCGATCCCTCCCTATTGACCACGTTCAGTGATATGAAGAAAAAGATGTGGGGATTCAGAAGTCTGGAAGATATGTAA
- a CDS encoding siphovirus Gp157 family protein, protein MSALYEIQEDILSCIDLKTGEIIDVERLHGLQMERRQKIRNIACWIKNLLADARAYEDEEKTFAARKTAAKNKADRLKQYLSNCLHGEKIQDREFSIGWRKSHQVQIDEGAAIPEAYLIPMPDKVDKQGLKDALKQGCIFPGIYLREKENIQIK, encoded by the coding sequence ATGAGTGCATTGTATGAAATTCAGGAGGATATTCTTTCCTGCATTGATCTGAAAACGGGTGAAATCATTGATGTGGAGCGGCTTCATGGGCTTCAGATGGAGCGGCGGCAGAAAATCCGCAACATTGCCTGTTGGATTAAGAACCTGCTCGCCGATGCGCGTGCCTACGAAGATGAGGAAAAGACCTTCGCTGCGCGTAAGACGGCGGCGAAGAACAAGGCGGATAGGCTCAAACAGTATTTGTCCAACTGCCTTCACGGGGAGAAGATTCAGGATAGGGAGTTTTCGATTGGTTGGCGTAAGTCACATCAGGTGCAGATCGACGAGGGGGCAGCCATACCAGAGGCATATCTTATCCCCATGCCGGACAAGGTGGACAAGCAAGGACTGAAGGACGCCCTGAAACAAGGATGTATTTTCCCTGGTATTTATCTGCGCGAAAAAGAAAATATTCAAATCAAATAA
- a CDS encoding PD-(D/E)XK nuclease family transposase, translating into MIIIELEQKKSRYLEKIKQLRLIDDTFFNSCFDGNIPCMEVVLRAVMGNDRLRVTEVITQQSVPNLYGRSVRFDALATDGENIYDVEIQRSDEGAIPRRARFNSSMIDSREVSKGTLFPDLPETYVIFITEHDIWKRGKPLYKVRRTFEDTEEVFDDGAHILYVNGECQSESPLGRLMHDFFCSDPNDMYSDVLAERVRFFKEDEKGVAAMCKVMEEIYNDGIAIGEVRGEVRGEIRGAETERIKSIKNLISSLGITAEAAMDALKIAKADQPKYLALL; encoded by the coding sequence GTGATTATCATCGAACTCGAACAAAAGAAAAGTCGATACCTTGAGAAAATCAAACAGCTTCGGTTGATAGATGACACGTTCTTTAACAGCTGCTTCGACGGGAATATTCCCTGTATGGAGGTCGTGCTTCGTGCTGTCATGGGCAATGACCGCCTGCGCGTGACGGAGGTCATCACGCAGCAGAGTGTGCCAAATCTCTACGGTCGTTCCGTACGATTCGACGCACTCGCGACGGATGGCGAGAACATCTACGATGTGGAAATTCAGCGCAGCGACGAGGGTGCAATTCCCCGTCGTGCGAGATTCAACAGCAGCATGATTGATTCCCGTGAGGTCAGCAAGGGAACGCTCTTCCCCGACCTGCCGGAGACCTACGTCATCTTTATCACCGAGCATGACATATGGAAGCGAGGAAAACCGCTCTACAAGGTGCGGAGAACATTCGAGGACACCGAGGAGGTATTCGACGACGGTGCACACATTCTCTACGTCAACGGGGAATGTCAGAGCGAAAGCCCGCTCGGACGTCTTATGCACGACTTCTTTTGCAGTGATCCGAATGATATGTACAGCGACGTGCTCGCCGAACGCGTACGCTTTTTCAAAGAAGACGAAAAGGGGGTTGCAGCTATGTGCAAGGTAATGGAAGAAATCTACAACGACGGTATTGCTATTGGCGAAGTTCGCGGCGAGGTTCGTGGTGAAATTCGCGGTGCAGAAACAGAACGTATAAAAAGCATCAAGAACCTCATTTCAAGCCTAGGCATCACCGCCGAAGCTGCAATGGATGCGCTGAAGATTGCCAAGGCCGATCAACCGAAGTATCTGGCGCTCCTCTAA
- a CDS encoding hemolysin family protein, translated as MDSSLSDLIALILLLICLSANAYFAQVETALTASHRGRLERLAEGGDEDAAHALALLEHAARPIAMAQAGVTCTSLLMGLGIGLLALPTFGRFLEHLLPGMEVYLAALVLSILVMTALTLLFGDFLPKQVAQQDPEGILMRSHRSIRLITRLTALPSAALVSVSRGLLLIVGINPENRASATEDAVKDLMEQGTEDGTFEKAEQDMVDRIFHMSDQTASALMTPRTQIAWIDLAESRAEQLRVIRAAEHEVFPVAYENLDDFRGVIYAKELLDAALDGAEIDLAAYIRKPLFVPRTMEGLRVLEKFRTGAIHEAVVLDEYGGVVGFITMGDIMEEIIGSADDDAPASTRMGAEETANWVFDGLFPIDEFKEEFGIDALPDEDHDHFHTLGGFVTAQFGRIPKAGETCTWDDFTFEVLHMDRARVAQIRMTRTEGDGEKST; from the coding sequence TTGGACAGTTCCCTATCCGACCTCATTGCACTCATCCTGCTCCTCATCTGCCTCTCTGCGAATGCCTACTTCGCGCAGGTCGAGACTGCACTCACCGCCTCCCATCGCGGACGCCTTGAGCGCCTCGCCGAGGGCGGTGACGAGGATGCCGCACATGCACTCGCCCTCCTCGAGCACGCCGCGCGCCCCATCGCCATGGCGCAGGCGGGCGTCACCTGCACAAGCCTCCTCATGGGACTCGGCATCGGACTCCTTGCCCTGCCGACCTTCGGCAGATTCCTCGAGCACCTGCTCCCCGGCATGGAGGTCTACCTCGCCGCGCTCGTCCTCAGCATCCTCGTCATGACTGCGCTCACGCTGCTCTTTGGCGACTTCCTGCCGAAGCAGGTCGCACAGCAGGATCCCGAGGGCATCCTCATGCGCAGCCACCGCTCCATCCGCCTCATCACACGCCTCACGGCACTGCCGAGCGCGGCGCTCGTCTCCGTCTCGCGCGGACTCCTCCTCATCGTCGGCATCAACCCCGAGAACCGCGCCTCCGCCACGGAGGATGCCGTCAAGGATCTCATGGAGCAGGGCACGGAGGACGGCACCTTTGAAAAGGCGGAGCAGGACATGGTCGACCGCATCTTCCACATGAGCGATCAGACCGCCTCCGCCCTCATGACCCCGCGCACGCAGATCGCGTGGATCGACCTCGCCGAGAGCCGCGCAGAGCAGCTGCGCGTCATCCGCGCGGCAGAGCACGAGGTCTTCCCCGTCGCCTACGAGAACCTCGACGATTTTCGCGGCGTCATCTACGCCAAGGAACTCCTCGACGCGGCGCTCGACGGCGCGGAGATCGATCTCGCCGCCTACATCCGCAAGCCACTCTTCGTCCCGCGCACCATGGAGGGACTGCGCGTCCTCGAGAAGTTCCGCACAGGCGCGATCCACGAGGCGGTCGTCCTCGACGAATACGGCGGTGTTGTCGGATTTATCACCATGGGCGACATCATGGAGGAGATCATCGGCAGCGCGGATGACGACGCCCCCGCCAGCACGCGCATGGGTGCGGAGGAGACGGCGAACTGGGTCTTTGACGGGCTCTTCCCCATCGACGAATTCAAAGAGGAGTTCGGCATCGACGCGCTGCCCGACGAGGATCACGACCACTTTCACACCCTTGGCGGCTTCGTCACCGCACAGTTCGGGCGCATTCCGAAGGCGGGCGAGACCTGCACATGGGACGACTTCACCTTCGAGGTGCTGCACATGGATCGCGCGCGCGTCGCCCAGATCCGCATGACGCGGACGGAGGGCGATGGAGAAAAGTCAACCTAG
- a CDS encoding YkgJ family cysteine cluster protein, with protein MFHCTQCGECCKRVGMTIWGKGMALPSGVCKWLDLTTNRCKIYATRPLMCNVDASYEEIYSSAMSREQFYALNEAECTKLQAMSKKSS; from the coding sequence ATGTTTCATTGCACACAATGCGGCGAGTGCTGTAAACGCGTGGGAATGACCATATGGGGAAAAGGAATGGCTCTTCCAAGTGGCGTATGCAAATGGCTTGATCTCACAACAAATCGTTGCAAAATCTACGCCACTCGCCCATTGATGTGCAATGTTGACGCTTCCTATGAGGAAATATACTCCTCTGCTATGTCACGTGAACAGTTCTATGCACTCAATGAGGCAGAATGTACAAAGCTGCAAGCCATGAGTAAAAAAAGTAGTTGA
- a CDS encoding helix-turn-helix domain-containing protein — MSNNIIPATYTVREVAEILRIGRNKAYGLVHNKKIGAIKMGREYRIPKICVERFLNEGLHT, encoded by the coding sequence ATGTCGAATAACATCATCCCCGCCACCTATACCGTCCGTGAAGTTGCAGAAATTCTTCGCATTGGACGAAATAAGGCGTACGGGCTTGTCCACAACAAAAAGATTGGCGCAATCAAGATGGGACGCGAGTATCGCATTCCGAAAATCTGCGTCGAGCGGTTCTTAAACGAGGGACTTCATACCTAA